The proteins below come from a single Chloroflexota bacterium genomic window:
- a CDS encoding lipoyl synthase, translating to MLSGAVPPRPTFPRRSSPPDRAPKPPWLKVRVPSGDEYTRVRGLVRDLRLHTVCEEARCPNVAECWGHGTATLMLLGDVCTRACGFCAVATGRPVAVDADEPERVGRAVAVLGLRHVVLTSVARDDLPDGGAG from the coding sequence ATGCTCTCGGGCGCTGTGCCACCCAGGCCGACCTTTCCGCGTCGCAGCTCCCCGCCAGACCGCGCTCCCAAACCGCCGTGGCTGAAAGTGCGCGTCCCGAGTGGGGACGAGTACACCCGCGTTCGTGGACTCGTCCGCGACCTTCGGCTCCATACGGTCTGCGAAGAGGCGCGGTGCCCGAACGTCGCCGAATGCTGGGGACACGGCACCGCGACGCTGATGCTCCTCGGCGACGTGTGCACGCGCGCGTGCGGCTTCTGCGCGGTGGCGACCGGTCGGCCAGTCGCGGTGGACGCCGATGAGCCCGAGCGAGTCGGGCGAGCGGTAGCTGTCCTCGGGCTGCGCCACGTCGTGCTCACGTCCGTGGCGCGCGACGATCTGCCCGATGGTGGCGCCGGT
- a CDS encoding TAXI family TRAP transporter solute-binding subunit, whose protein sequence is MEYESPVPASTRSLVMLEVAAELVAPRESPYPQAQVQLRPQGAEGWTYTLIGSDTPEAIWQVARREVDIATINPSGPLTMAFRGKGPFREPVPVRAIAVIPSLDWLGFAVKTSTGLTSLADVKGRKYPLRVSIRAQKGHSTILYIDSVLAAYGFSLDDIERWGGHVSYDAGMPYAPARSRKVASGEVEAVFDEALTRFIPMMPDLGLRLLPIHEPVLRAMEELGLRRGTITQKLFPTLDRDVVTLDFSGWPVFTHADVDAEFVYAFCRALAARRGDIPFQEPGPLPLETMCCDSEAGPLDVPLHPGAERYWREVGYLR, encoded by the coding sequence ATGGAGTACGAATCGCCGGTTCCCGCGTCGACTCGATCGCTGGTCATGCTAGAGGTTGCCGCCGAGCTGGTGGCGCCCCGAGAAAGCCCGTATCCCCAGGCGCAAGTTCAGCTGCGTCCTCAGGGAGCTGAAGGTTGGACGTACACCCTGATCGGCAGCGACACGCCGGAGGCCATCTGGCAGGTGGCGCGTCGCGAGGTCGACATCGCGACGATCAACCCGAGCGGTCCCCTCACCATGGCGTTTCGCGGGAAGGGTCCGTTTCGCGAGCCGGTGCCCGTGCGCGCCATCGCCGTGATTCCCTCCCTGGACTGGCTCGGATTCGCCGTCAAGACGTCGACGGGGCTCACGTCCCTGGCGGACGTCAAGGGGCGGAAGTACCCGCTCCGGGTGTCGATTCGAGCCCAGAAGGGCCACTCGACGATCCTCTACATCGACAGCGTCCTCGCCGCCTACGGTTTCTCCCTCGACGACATCGAGCGCTGGGGCGGGCACGTTTCCTACGACGCGGGCATGCCCTACGCGCCGGCGCGCTCGAGGAAGGTCGCGTCGGGCGAGGTTGAGGCGGTGTTCGACGAAGCGCTCACCCGCTTCATTCCCATGATGCCCGATCTGGGCCTGCGTCTCCTCCCCATCCATGAGCCAGTGCTGCGCGCGATGGAGGAGTTGGGGCTTCGGCGCGGCACGATCACCCAGAAGCTGTTTCCCACCCTGGACCGCGACGTCGTAACGCTCGACTTCAGCGGCTGGCCCGTGTTCACCCACGCCGACGTGGACGCCGAATTCGTCTACGCGTTCTGTCGGGCCCTTGCCGCGCGCCGCGGCGATATCCCGTTTCAGGAGCCTGGCCCGCTCCCGCTCGAGACGATGTGCTGCGATTCCGAGGCAGGACCGCTCGACGTCCCGCTTCACCCGGGGGCCGAGCGGTACTGGCGTGAGGTGGGCTACCTGCGGTAG